AATGCCATCGTGGCGGACAATATGTAAAATTTCTCCGGCCTGTCGGGCCGCCAAGACCGCATGAACGGTTTTTGAGGTAGCGCCACCGCCTAAAATCAGGCATTTCTTGCCGCGCACGTCGCCGGACAAAGTGTCCAACAAGTAGGCAAAACCGTCAAAGTCGGTGTTGTGGCCAATCCAACGGCCCAGCTTGTCGCGCACCAGGCTGTTGACACAGCCAATGGCCTTTGCGGCGTCGCTTTCTGCGTAAAGGTAAGGACGGACCGCTTCTTTATAGGGAATGGTGACGTTTAAGGCGTCAAGGTCCGGGCGGGCCAGAAAGGCGCCCAGATCGGCCGGCGGGACTTCAAACAGTTGGTAATGGCTATTGCCCAGCATGGCGTGAATGGCCGGCGAATAGCTGTGGCCGAGCCGTTCCCCCAATAACCCGCTCAGCATGGGTCCTCCTCTGCCATCAAGGCTTCCTGAAGGTCCCGGGAAACGGTGAAAATTGCCTCATATAAGGCACAAATGGCATCGGCATCGGCGCCAGACCGGGCCGCAAGGTCGGCCAGGATGGCCTCTTCACGGGCCCGGTTCAAAACCGGCAGGCCCTTTGCCTTTTTATAGCGGGCCACTTCCCGGGCGCAGGCCAGCCGCTTACGTAGGAGCGGCAATAGTGCCGCATCAATCTCATCAATTTCACGGCGAAGCGCATCAAGTTGCATAAGTGCCTCCTTTATCGAAGAGCAGGTCCAAGCAGACGATGGCGGTGACCGCTTCCACCACCGGTACGGCCCGGATGGCGATACAGGGGTCGTGGCGGCCGCTAATCGTCAAGCTTTCAGGGGATAAGCTGGACAGGCGGACGGATGCTTGGGGTCGGGCAATGGACGGGGTCGGCTTAAAGGCGGTGTGGCTTATGAGCGGCAGGCCGGTGGTGATGCCACCCAGGACACCGCCGGCATGGTTGCTTGCCGGTTGCACCCTGCCATCGACAAGGGTGTAGGGGTCGTTGTGGGCACTGCCGCGCATGGCACAGGCCGCGAAGCCGGCACCGAAGGCCAGCCCGCGCAGGCCGGGGATGGTGAACAAGGCGGCGCTCAAGCGATTTTCTACCCCGGCGGCCATGGGCTCTCCCAAGCCCTGGGGAAGGCCGATGGCGGCACATTCCACCAAACCGCCGACCGAATCGCCTTGACGCCGCAGGTCATCGAGCAAGTCCTCCACCCGCTGGCGTGCCGCCTCATCGGCCATGCCCAGGGGGGCCTGCCGCAGGCGGTCCAGGTCTTCTCTGGTCACGGCTACCGGATCAAGGGCCGGGGCCATGACCTCGCCAACCTGAATCAAATGGGCGCCGACGTCAATCCCCCGCTGCCGTAAGGCGCCGGCACAAATAGCCCCGGCCAAGACCAAGGGCGCCGTCAGCCGGCCGGAAAAATGCCCACCCCCGCGCATGTCCGCATAGCCACCGTATTTTACGGCGGCGTTGTAGTCGGCATGGGAAGGCCTGGGCAGGTCTGTCAAGGCGGCATAGTCCTTGGACCGGGTATCCGTATTGGCAATCACCGCACAGAGGGGACTGCCGGTGGTGTGGCCGCGATAAAGGCCGCTTAAAAATTGTGGACTATCCGCTTCGCGCCGCTGGGTGACCTGGGCTGATTGGCCGGGGGCCCGGCGGGCCATTTGGTCGGCAATCGCCTTGTCATCAATGGCCAGGCCGGCCGGCAGGCCGTCGATGACGACGCCGATAGAGGGCCCGTGGCTTTCGCCGAAAACCTGTACGCGGATATTACGTCCGATCTGAGACGACATGGCATTTTCCTCCTATATGGGCAAAGTCATCAAAAAAATGGGGAAAGGATTTGCGCA
This portion of the Peptococcus niger genome encodes:
- a CDS encoding chorismate mutase; this translates as MQLDALRREIDEIDAALLPLLRKRLACAREVARYKKAKGLPVLNRAREEAILADLAARSGADADAICALYEAIFTVSRDLQEALMAEEDPC
- the aroC gene encoding chorismate synthase; this encodes MSSQIGRNIRVQVFGESHGPSIGVVIDGLPAGLAIDDKAIADQMARRAPGQSAQVTQRREADSPQFLSGLYRGHTTGSPLCAVIANTDTRSKDYAALTDLPRPSHADYNAAVKYGGYADMRGGGHFSGRLTAPLVLAGAICAGALRQRGIDVGAHLIQVGEVMAPALDPVAVTREDLDRLRQAPLGMADEAARQRVEDLLDDLRRQGDSVGGLVECAAIGLPQGLGEPMAAGVENRLSAALFTIPGLRGLAFGAGFAACAMRGSAHNDPYTLVDGRVQPASNHAGGVLGGITTGLPLISHTAFKPTPSIARPQASVRLSSLSPESLTISGRHDPCIAIRAVPVVEAVTAIVCLDLLFDKGGTYAT